CCTGGGCAATTGGATGGTAAATGGGATATCGAGAAGCCTCAAGATGGTGAGGAGCTTACTGGGAAAACTCTGATGAATGCTTTTAGTGAGCCATACCGTTTTGTTGGTTGCTTAGGCCCCAGTGCTTGGATTACATCTAAAAAGTCTAACTACAGTGCGGATGATTCGTACACCTACCGTATGCCTAATAATGAGCTGTCTCTAAGTCTTGCCACATGCCAACCATCTATTACCACTGTACCCACCATTCCACATCAGTGCTCAGAAATAAGCTGCTCTGGTTTTACTCGGCATTCTTTGCACGAAGTAGGGCTGGGAACGGGATTGGATTCAGAGCAAACCTGTAGCAAGAGTAAGGAGCTTTCCCTGAGTTATGGTTCATATAAATTTTTCAACATCTCACATATTTTGTCGGGATCAAAATATCTTCATGTGGCTCAGCAAATACTCACTGAAATTGCAAGCCATTCGATTGGAAATCTAGACAACATTAGCTATTCACCAGGACAGATTGGGAATGGGGCgaagatttcattttcttcaaaTTGCTCTGATATGAGAGAGATTTCAGTGGACTCTGACGAATCTCAGTACTCTGCTGGAGCAGTCAGATCCAAGGATCAAATTAAGTTCACATTGCAAAGACAGGAAATTGAAGCAAAGAAAACTCAACTGCAGGCACTACTAGAACTGGTATCTAGCTCTAGCTCCTCCTTATTTGTTGTTCTTCTCCCTGTTGTAGGTGTGTACACAATCAAATATCCAGACAGGGGATTCAGTGAGTGACTGTGCTCATTTATCTTGGGACTTAAAAGTAGCGATTAGGCCTCTGGCATATGAGGAATATATACttgattaatttttatttttattttttagattaatttcttcaaaaaaaatggTACAGTAGGCAGTAACATGATTTGACTGAGTTATACTATATGGCCCTTGGGTTATGCTGCCAGGTCAGCCAGGTTCTTTTTCAGGGTAAAACCCTGGGCTTCCTGAGTTACCTGTGACCTGGCCAGATTTACATATCTCGGTCCAAAGTTTAAACTGTTCTGCATTTATGgtattagtattttattttattttatttttttaaacttgaCATACAAtataattgcatttttttttatgttcagGTTGATAACAGATACAACCACTGTTTGGATGAGATCCATACAGTAATTTCTGCATTTCATGCTGCAACTGAGCTGGATCCTCAGATACATGCCCGTTTTGTTCTTCAAAAAGTCTCCCTCCTATATAAAAGCTTAAGGGAGAGAATCACCAATCAAATCCTTGCTATTGGGGAAGACCTCAGCAGTGGACGTAATAGAGAGGGCACATCTTTCAAGTCATCTTTCATCCAAAAGCAATGGGCTCTCCAGCAGCTGAGGAGAAGAGATCATCAAACGTGGAGACCACAAAGAGGGCTGCCTGAAAAATCTGTCTCCGTTTTACGGGCATGGATGtttgaaaactttctccatcCGTGAGTTTCCTTTCAAGACTAGTTATGAGCCTTTTTCCACAGCATTTGTCATAATATATGTTTGCATATGCTGGTTGTCAGCCCAActctaataaaaaaaacacCATCCTGCTGTCAGGATATGTTGACAGTTAATTCGAAGGTCAGCCTTTTCTTTTGGATAGGAGGGATCTCCTAGCCAGGACCATTAAATTTTGGACTATAACCTGCTTCATTTCTGGTCGTATGCTAAATTGCTAATGGTCCATCATGCATATGGTACttcctatgaaaaaaaaatgaaactataGGTTTTACTGAAATAACAATTAGTGTACAATTATGGAGGGGTCTAAAGTGTTTTCATTCAAAAACTTAAATGGATTTTCAGGTATCCGAAAGATGCGGAGAAGCATTTACTTGCAATAAGAAGTGGATTGACAAGAAACCAGGTATTTTTCATTTACTATGAGCTTAAGTGTCTTATTTTTATTACTTCTTC
This genomic stretch from Macadamia integrifolia cultivar HAES 741 chromosome 2, SCU_Mint_v3, whole genome shotgun sequence harbors:
- the LOC122072052 gene encoding homeobox protein ATH1-like, whose translation is MMYNSPLLSLCQMENGIINPSPEIADRNPMVLDGIPSHLLSDALVQSLILNSRSQIIAGYPLLPTLQGEEMHDLQDDFPITNLGGINDSNAISRNLLLNRQAIRNASVRSLHHVNNSELQEQFSGETSLSATSLPNILETSSTLHENLDRVTIYTPTTVPLEDLRIFASNGYNTSDSSFAASMNDKYNRGQGDAELMAPKDCSFPGQLDGKWDIEKPQDGEELTGKTLMNAFSEPYRFVGCLGPSAWITSKKSNYSADDSYTYRMPNNELSLSLATCQPSITTVPTIPHQCSEISCSGFTRHSLHEVGLGTGLDSEQTCSKSKELSLSYGSYKFFNISHILSGSKYLHVAQQILTEIASHSIGNLDNISYSPGQIGNGAKISFSSNCSDMREISVDSDESQYSAGAVRSKDQIKFTLQRQEIEAKKTQLQALLELVDNRYNHCLDEIHTVISAFHAATELDPQIHARFVLQKVSLLYKSLRERITNQILAIGEDLSSGRNREGTSFKSSFIQKQWALQQLRRRDHQTWRPQRGLPEKSVSVLRAWMFENFLHPYPKDAEKHLLAIRSGLTRNQVSNWFINARVRLWKPMIEEMYSEMNIRKGRRTGEVTTGVHRNQFRIDCHE